In Macaca thibetana thibetana isolate TM-01 chromosome 12, ASM2454274v1, whole genome shotgun sequence, the genomic window gagggagaccctttccctgtctcaaataaataaataaacaaacaaacaaacattcatCAGACACTATTTCAAGCTCCAGTTTGGAGCCTGTGTGTCTCGCCCAAGTCCCCAAGTCCTTACCCCACCCGTCCTTGGGCTGGCAGGTCACGCCtgaaggtgctcagtaaataccttttgaaatgttttttgtttgttttgtttgtttttgtccccagtgccaggcactgtgttaaagTGCTCAACCTCCATAGCAAGGGTGGTGgtgtctctattttacagatgaggacactgagacccAGAGGTTAATCACATGGCTGTGCTAGGAAATAGCAGATCCCTAAAGCCCCTAAAGCCCTAAAGGCAGGTCTCAGGAACTGTCCCACTCCATCCTGCTCCCTGCATGCGCCCCCTCCACATCCAGCAGGCCAGTCACGCCACGCATGCCACTCCCAGCCAGGCCCCGGGTGTGGGCCTAGGCAGAGGTCTCCCCTTTCTGGTCCTCTTCAAGGAGCCCATACAGGAAGTGGTGGTGGGAGCTGTGGGCCAGAAAGGTGGCTCCGTGGGCAAGGCAACAGGTCCAGACCTGGCGGAGGGGCGACCATGAGTTGGGGAGAGGCCAAGACCTCTGGGGAAGGCCCAATGTGTCCCCACAGACCCTCCCCATTGGTTGCCTCCCGTCCTCACCTCACCCATTCCCAAGGCATCCCCTGGCCCTACTGTACCAGGTAGGTGCTGAGACCCAGGTAGGCTGCGGCCAGCAGGGCTGCAAGGCCGAAGTAGGCAGGGTGGGGCAGGCTGGGCAGGTAGCTGACCACGAAGTAGAGGTTGATGGCGCAGACTAGCGCCATGATGGAGGAGGTGACGACCTTGCTCAGCCTGGGGGACATGAGAGAGGCTCAGGACTGGCTGGCTGCAGCTGGACCACCTGCATCTACTTCTCTTCATCTCCCAGTGCCCacactgggggtgggggtggatacACAAAGGCCGCTTCTCTGGGCTGTGGGACCTGGAGCAGACAGaccacctccccacctcctgcctcctgggccctCCAGGCTACACACTGGCGGGATTTGGCAAGAGCTGAGTCTGAGGTGAGAGTGAGGAGCTCAGGCTCTAGAAACAGGCCTCCGCCCTGGATTCCAATCTTGGTTCCCcaacttgctagctgtgtgaccctgggcaagttccttagcctctctgagcctctgtggcTTCACTGGCATAATGGGGAGAATTGTAGCTCGTACCTCTGGATGGCTGTGAGGATGAAATGCGGTGATGCAATCCAGCACTTGGGAAGGGGGGTACTCACGGGCCATTGGCAAACTCCTGCATGAGGGCGGGCATGCTGGTGAACGTGAGGATGGGCAGCACGGCGAATGGGAGCTGGGGAGAGCAGCAGGAGCCTAGGCTGAGGAACCCTGCCTCAGAATATGGCAAGGGTGGGGACAAGATGGGCGTGGCTTGTCACCCTCTGGGTGGGTGTAAGCTCAACTGCCCTAACCACAGTGAGCCTACTTCCCCGTCTCCTGCCTTCTCAGGTTGTGGGCTCCCAGGCAGGAGAAAGTGTTTGGGGGCTCTGGCATCAGGTTGCTtcagtttgaatcccagctctgccactagtAACTGAGCGcatcagttttcccatctgtaaaatgggataatgagcctgggcaacatacataATGAGCTTttctctctacttaaaaaaaaaaaaaaaggccgggtgcggtggctcacgcctgtaatcccagcactttgggaggccgaggcgggcggatcacaaggtcaggagatcaagaccatcctggctaacacggtaaaaccccgtctctactaaaaaaaatacaaaaaactagccgggcgtggtggcgggcgcctgtagtcccagctactcgggaggctgacgcaggagaatggcgtgatcccgggaggaggagcttgcagtgagctgagatcgtgccactgcactccagcctgggcgacagagcgagactctgtctcaaaaaaaaaaaaaaaaaaaaaattagacctgccacggtggctcgcacctgtaatccctgcactttgggaggtcgaggcaggtggatcacctgaggtcaggagtttgagaccatcctggccaacatgatgaaaccctgtctctactaaaaatacaaaaaattagctgggtgtgatggtgggcgcttgtaatctcagttacttaggaggctgaggcagaagaatcacttgaacctgggaggcagaggttgcagtgagccgagatcttaccactgcaatccagcctgggtaacaagagtgaaactccatctcaaaaaaaaaaaaaaaaaaaaaaattagctgggtgtgatggtgtgcacctgtagtccctggtactcaggagcctgaggtgggaagattgctagagcctgggagggcaagctgcagggagccatgattgaaccactgcactccagcctgggtaacagagggagaccatctggggccaggggaggggggaaggataatGGTGATTCCTACCCTCCTGCCCCCAGGGTGGCTGTGGGGACAATGGAAGCCTTGTAGGCAAGGTGTGCCTAGGACAGGGCCTGGCAGGCCCAGGCGAGGCTCGTTGCTGGAGGTCCTGTTTAGCTCAGCAGCGGGCAGGGCTGGTGGGTTTCGTGCATCTCACCAGCAGGCTCTGCAGCACGTTGAGCAGATCATTGAGGCCGGACAAGTCCCTCAGGTCCCGGAAGACAGCCACAAGCACGGTGGGCAGGATGGCGCAGGAGCGGGTGAGGAGGACGCGGGCGAAGCGTGACCACCGCAGCCTGAGGAatccctggggtgggggtgagctCCTTGGTGGGGAGTAGACAGGACTGGGGATTCCAGAGGAGAGATCCTCTGTAGTCCCTCAACTGATTTATCCCTGGGGGCATGCTCTGTTTTTCCACTGTTGAATTGGGGGCAGCTCTGTCCCTAGGCAGCAagagggggtgggtggggagaaatGGGGGGCTCCCATCCCATAGCTGGCTGCTGAAGACTAAACAGTTTGGGGGAAAAGGCTTCTGTTAGTCCTGGGTCTGCAGCTTCCGGCAAGTCGCCTCATCTGTCaggatctcagttttctcatctgtaaaatggggcttaTAGTGTTGCCCTCTGGGCTACGTGAAGGAAACAaaagctgggtggggtggctcacgtctgtaatcccagcactttgggaagccaaggcaggaagatcacttgagcccaggagttcaagaccagcctgggaaacataggaagACCACATCTCcacaaataactttaaaaattagcccggtgtggtagcatgagcctgtggtcccagcgacttgggaggctgaggatgaggctgcagcgagctgtgatggcaccattgcacttcagcctgagcaacagagtgaaatcctgtctcaaaaaagaaagaaagaagtgcggaggggaggggggaagaaagaaagaaagaaaagaaaaggccgggagcagtggctcacgtctgtaatcccagtactttgggaggccgaggcagatggatcatttgaggtcaggagttcaagaccagcttgcccaacatggtgaaaccccggctctactaaaaatacaaaaattagccgggcgtggtggcgcatgccgataatcccagctacacgggaggctgaggcaggagagcaggagaatggcttgagcctgggaggcagaggttgcagtgagcctagattgagccactgcactccagtctgggtgacagagtgagatcctatctcaaaaaaaaaaaaaaaaaaaaaaaaaagaaaaagaaaaagaaaaaaaaaaagaaaagaaaagaaaaaaagaaaaggccaggctcagtggctcacacctgtaatcccagcactttgggaggccaaggcgggcggatcacgaggtcaagagcttgagaccagcctggccaacacagtgaaactccgtctctactaacaatacaaaaattagccaggcgtggtggcaagtgcctgaaatcccagctactaaggaggcggaggcaggagaagcttgaacctgggagggggaggttgcagtgagccgagatcgcaccactgcactccagcctgggagacaagagcgagactccgtctcaacaacaacaacaacaacgacaaaaaaaaaaaaaaaaaaaaaaagaaggaagaaaacagaaaagaaagaaaagaaaaaggaaccacAAGGCCCGGCCCGGAGCCCTAGCCTCCAGTAGTGTGCCTGCTGGAGTGTCCAAAGTGTCCTTGGACCCCTTGCCCGCCCGGGACcgccccctgccccacctccatcaCGAACTGTCCCGCGTAGGTGCCCGTCATGGTGGAGCTCTGCCCGGCCGCCAGGAGACCTATGGCCCAGATGTAGAGGGCCGCGGGGCCGAACAGGCAGCCCAGAATCACGCCCTGCAGGGACGGAGTGTGGTCGGACCGGTGGCCCCGCCCTAGGCCCCGCCCCTCTGTGGGCGGGGCGGGCGCCTCTCTGGGCCTCGCCCTCCCCGCCCACCCTCGCTCACCCCCTGGTAAATGTCCACGGCCACGGTGGCGTTGTTCATGGGGAAGATCTTGGCGTAGTCGTGGAGGCTGCTGTTGGCACAGATGTTGAACTGCGGTACCAGGGCAGTAGAAGGAAGATGTGAGGAGCACGCTTAGCCTTGGGAAACTGGACTGCCTAGCCTTGACCAGGGTTCCAAAACTGGTGGCCCAAGGCTGAATGTGGCCAGACATATTTTGTTTGACTAACAAAATAAGtcgggttttgttttgttttgcttttatgttttgtagcgatgggggtcttgtcatgttgcccaggctggtcttgaactcccaggctcaagcgagccacctgcctcagcctcccaaagtgctgggattacagccatgagccaccgcgcccggcgggttttttttttctttaatatggatttgttgccaacatttaaaattgAGAAGGCCTGGCATGAGAACCCAGTTTccagcttcttttttgtttgttttgtttttgtttttgtttttgtttgagacatagcttcgctcttgttgcccaggctggagagcaatggtgcaatctcggctcactgcaacctccgcctcctgggttcaagcgattctcctgcctcagcctccccaagtagctgcgattacaggcatgcgccaccaccccagctaagtttgtattttttttagtagagacggggtttctccatgttggtcaggctggtcttgaactcctgacctcaggtgatccgtctgcctcagcctcccaaagtgctgggattgcaggcatgagccaccgcccccggacTGTTTCCAGCTTCTTTTATGTTCTTAAGAGCTGGCATCAGCACAGAGACAGCTGGCTGCCATGCCCGCCTCACACTGTCCACTTCCCACAGCTCTGCGCCTGTCTGATCTTGAAGACAAGGGTTGGCAACCCCGATGTTGATCTCCCTCCTTGTACcaaggaacagagtgagacccagggAGGAGTATGAcctcccaaggtcacagagcaaggcAGTGGCAGTGCCCAGGTCCTTGGAGGCCTGGCCACACCTTCTCCCACAGGGCTTAGCATTCAGGAAGCCCCCAACCCTGACTGCAGTTGTTAGAGCCTCATGACTGAGATCCACTCAGAAGGGGAGGCAGACACAGGTCCCAGATCCCAGAGAGTCAGGGAGGAATCGCCTAGCTCCTTTTCCAGTATTAGCacaaatgtcacctcttccaagagcctttcctgaccacctgGGCTAATGCAGACCCCACTCCCATACCCCCAACTATGCTTCTTCACCCCCTTTATTTCTTCCCACTCTGCACTACCCTTCGGGATTCATTCCTGTCTGCTCACCTCGCTCCCCATTTAAGCTGCAGAGAACTGGGTCTTTGTAGCATTgactgctgtatccccagagtCTAGGATGTGCTTGGTACATAACAAATgctcagccgggcatggtggctcacacctgtaatcccagcactttgggaggccaaggcaggcagatcacaaggtcaggaaattgagaccatccaggctaacacggcgaaaccccgtctctactaaaagtacaaaaaatcagctgggcatggtggcgggcgtctgtagtctcagctacttgagaggctgaagtagaagaatggtgtgaacccaggaggtgaagcttgcagtgagccgagatcgtgccactgcactccagcctgggcaacagtgcaaggctccatctcaaaaacaaacaaacaaacaaatgctcgatgattatttgctgaatgaatgatatCTGCCAACAGGGAAGATTATCAGGGCAGAGACTCAGAAGGGCTCAGCTGCATTGCCTAGGGTCCTCGGCAAGGCTTACAGGACATAAGTACGCGTGTGGCCTCAGGTGCAGGGGAAAGTGTGTCTCACCGCAGCCTGGTTGGTTTGCTGGTAGAAGGCCTGCCCAAAGACAGCCATGACAAAGAGGTTGATGATAAAGGAGACGGACAGGGCGATGGTGGCCTCAATCAGGAAGTACATGTTGGCTTCTCTGATGTCCACTCGGCGGGTTCGGTCTATCTCTCGAGACTACAAAAGTCAAAGGGAGAGGGAAGTGCCAAAGTCCCTCAGAGTCACCACAGTGTCCCCCACCCTCACACTTCTATGTTCTCCCCAAAGCCCAATACCTTTTCAAGTCCCCTGCGTGGCAGTTTGGGACAGGCTCAGGTCAGCCGATGGACTCCTACATCTCTGTTCTTGCCACAGTGGCCTGACCACTGCGAGCCACTTTGTGGGTGAAGCAAGGCTGGCCTTTGAGGTCCCTGGCTACCTCAGGTTCTGACACGCTCCTTCACTCACCTTTTTCCATCCTCAGACATGTCCGgcttactttattttgttttttagagacaggtcttgttctgtcacccaggctggagtgccgtggtgcaatgcatggctcactgcagcctccaaatcatgggcccaagtgatcctcctgccccagcctcctgagtagctgggaccacagacacacatcaccacaactaattttttatttttatttttgtttatttattttattttttttgagacggagtctcgctctgtcacccaggctggagtgcagtggccagatctcagctcactgcaagctacgcctcccaggtttacgccattctcctgcctcagcctcccgagtagctggaactacaggcacccgccacctcgcccggctagttttttttgtatttttttagtagaaacggggtttcaccgtgttagccaggatggtctcgatctcccgacctcgtgatccgcccgtctcggcctcccaaagtgctgggattacaggcttgagccaccgcgcccggcctaattttttaattttctgtagagacagggtcttgctgaagctagtcttgaactcctgggctcaagcattctcctgtcttggcctcctcgagtgctgagattacaggtgtgagccactgttagGCTGTTAGAGACCCAAGCCTTATTCATTTCTGCCCAtggcctttgcacttgctttcCCTCTGCTTGTAATATCTTTTCCCTGATCTGCTTCCCCAACTTTCAGTCATTCTCTATCgtatttctctgttttgtttacttCAGAGTCCCTttcacaattattattattattattattatttttgagagggtctcgctgtgtcactcaggttgaagtgcagtggtgggatctcagctcactgcagcctcgacctctgggactcaagcctcaacctcctgactaactaggactacaggtgtgcacaacacccaactaatttattttatttattttttattttttgttagtagagacagggtttcaccatgttgcccaggctggtctcaaaactcctgggctcaagcaatccacctgcttcccaaagtgttgggattacagacgtcagccacctcgcccagctctacagttctttttctcttttttctttcatttttttttttttttttttttttttttttgagacagagtctcgcttagtcgcccaggctggagtgcaatggcgcaatctcggctcactgcaagctccgcctcccgggttcaagccattctcctgcctcagcctcccgagtagctgggactacaggcgcccgccgcctcgcccggctaattttttttgcatttttagtagagacggggtttcaccgtgttagccaggatggtctcgatctcctgacctcgtgatccgcccgcctcggcctcccaaagtgctgggattacaggcgtgagccaccgcgcccggcctcttttttcttttctttcttttttttttttttttttgagatgggagtctagctctgtcactcaggctggagtgcaatggcatgatctcccctcactgcaacttccgcctactggcttcaagcaattctcctgcctcagcctccccagtagctgggattacaggcacgcgccgccactcccggctaattttttatatttttagtagagacaggatttcaccatgttggccaggctggtctcaaactcctgacctcgtgatccgcccgcctcggcctcccgaagtgctgggattacaggcgtgaaccaccgcgcccggcctataattctttcctttgtttgttaCTTGGCTTGTTGTCCGTCTACCCTACTAGCACGGAAACTCTAGAAGGGCAGGGGCCTTGACTGTCTGTTACTCCCAGTGCACagtagacactttttttttttttttttttttgagacagtctcgctctgtcgccaggttggagagGTGCAGTGgcggtgcagtggcgcgatctcggcttatcgcaacctctgcctcccggttcaagcgattctcctgcctcagccggagtcgctgggactacaggcgcgcgccaccacgcctagctagtttttgtatttttagtagagacggggtttcgccatgttggccaggatggtctcgatctcttgacctcgtgatccgcccgcctcgcttcccaaagtgctgggattacaggcgtgagccaccgcgtcccgCCTGACCCTCAATTATTACAGGCTCCGAAAATCCTGacggaaggaaggggaggggctcCAGGCTTGGAGGCGGGGCCAGCATGGTTCCGACTGAGTGGGGGTCTCCTTTGCCCTCCCCGCTGCTCACCTTGACCAGGGCCGAGTGCAGGTAGATGTTGTGGGGCATGATGATGGCGCCAACAATGCCCACCGCCTGCAGCAGCTCGGGGTGGCCGCAGCCCGGGCACGAGGGCAGGAGCAGGCCCCGAAGAAGCGCTCCCTGGTCAGGACGCGCCACCACATACTGCAGGGAGGAGCCTGGTCAGGACAAGCCCCGCCCCTCGCAACCACGCCGCGGTCatcatttctcagcctccatcccaccccacccccacgcAGCTAGCGgccagagggaagggagaggaataATCTTGGGGGCTCCGCAGGGGGGTTGCAGCACTGGCTTCCTACCTCATAGCCAAAGGTCAAGGCCATAATGGTTATAAGGAGTCCAAAAAAAGCTTCCAGCTTCCGCAACCCTACAGAGcagaacaaaccaaacaaaccaacGAAAAA contains:
- the SLC11A1 gene encoding natural resistance-associated macrophage protein 1 isoform X5 translates to MSIAFLDPGNIESDLQAGAVAGFKLLWVLLWATLLGLLCQRLAARLGVVTGKDLGEVCHLYYPKVPRTLLWLTIELAIVGSDMQEVIGTAIAFNLLSAGRIPLWGGVLITIVDTFFFLFLDNYGLRKLEAFFGLLITIMALTFGYEYVVARPDQGALLRGLLLPSCPGCGHPELLQAVGIVGAIIMPHNIYLHSALVKSREIDRTRRVDIREANMYFLIEATIALSVSFIINLFVMAVFGQAFYQQTNQAAFNICANSSLHDYAKIFPMNNATVAVDIYQGGVILGCLFGPAALYIWAIGLLAAGQSSTMTGTYAGQFVMEGFLRLRWSRFARVLLTRSCAILPTVLVAVFRDLRDLSGLNDLLNVLQSLLLPFAVLPILTFTSMPALMQEFANGPLSKVVTSSIMALVCAINLYFVVSYLPSLPHPAYFGLAALLAAAYLGLSTYLVWTCCLAHGATFLAHSSHHHFLYGLLEEDQKGETSA
- the SLC11A1 gene encoding natural resistance-associated macrophage protein 1 isoform X1, with product MAKVNCHHPYTQDPLTLLLPPPTGHLQPAEAMGPPHSTPPTPDRAPSACRSYGTPSLYSSHPPQGTFSLRKLWAFTGPGFLMSIAFLDPGNIESDLQAGAVAGFKLLWVLLWATLLGLLCQRLAARLGVVTGKDLGEVCHLYYPKVPRTLLWLTIELAIVGSDMQEVIGTAIAFNLLSAGRIPLWGGVLITIVDTFFFLFLDNYGLRKLEAFFGLLITIMALTFGYEYVVARPDQGALLRGLLLPSCPGCGHPELLQAVGIVGAIIMPHNIYLHSALVKSREIDRTRRVDIREANMYFLIEATIALSVSFIINLFVMAVFGQAFYQQTNQAAFNICANSSLHDYAKIFPMNNATVAVDIYQGGVILGCLFGPAALYIWAIGLLAAGQSSTMTGTYAGQFVMEGFLRLRWSRFARVLLTRSCAILPTVLVAVFRDLRDLSGLNDLLNVLQSLLLPFAVLPILTFTSMPALMQEFANGPLSKVVTSSIMALVCAINLYFVVSYLPSLPHPAYFGLAALLAAAYLGLSTYLVWTCCLAHGATFLAHSSHHHFLYGLLEEDQKGETSA
- the SLC11A1 gene encoding natural resistance-associated macrophage protein 1 isoform X3, with the protein product MAKVNCHHPYTQDPLTLLLPPPTGHLQPAEAMGPPHSTPPTPDRAPSACRSYGTPSLYSSHPPQGTFSLRKLWAFTGPGFLMSIAFLDPGNIESDLQAGAVAGFKLLWVLLWATLLGLLCQRLAARLGVVTGKDLGEVCHLYYPKVPRTLLWLTIELAIVGSDMQEVIGTAIAFNLLSAGRIPLWGGVLITIVDTFFFLFLDNYGLRKLEAFFGLLITIMALTFGYEYVVARPDQGALLRGLLLPSCPGCGHPELLQAVGIVGAIIMPHNIYLHSALVKSREIDRTRRVDIREANMYFLIEATIALSVSFIINLFVMAVFGQAFYQQTNQAAFNICANSSLHDYAKIFPMNNATVAVDIYQGGVILGCLFGPAALYIWAIGLLAAGQSSTMTGTYAGQFVMEGFLRLRWSRFARVLLTRSCAILPTVLVAVFRDLRDLSGLNDLLNVLQSLLEFANGPLSKVVTSSIMALVCAINLYFVVSYLPSLPHPAYFGLAALLAAAYLGLSTYLVWTCCLAHGATFLAHSSHHHFLYGLLEEDQKGETSA
- the SLC11A1 gene encoding natural resistance-associated macrophage protein 1 isoform X2, which encodes MTGDKGPQRLSRSSYGSISSPTSPGPQQAPPRETYLSEKIPIPDTKPGTFSLRKLWAFTGPGFLMSIAFLDPGNIESDLQAGAVAGFKLLWVLLWATLLGLLCQRLAARLGVVTGKDLGEVCHLYYPKVPRTLLWLTIELAIVGSDMQEVIGTAIAFNLLSAGRIPLWGGVLITIVDTFFFLFLDNYGLRKLEAFFGLLITIMALTFGYEYVVARPDQGALLRGLLLPSCPGCGHPELLQAVGIVGAIIMPHNIYLHSALVKSREIDRTRRVDIREANMYFLIEATIALSVSFIINLFVMAVFGQAFYQQTNQAAFNICANSSLHDYAKIFPMNNATVAVDIYQGGVILGCLFGPAALYIWAIGLLAAGQSSTMTGTYAGQFVMEGFLRLRWSRFARVLLTRSCAILPTVLVAVFRDLRDLSGLNDLLNVLQSLLLPFAVLPILTFTSMPALMQEFANGPLSKVVTSSIMALVCAINLYFVVSYLPSLPHPAYFGLAALLAAAYLGLSTYLVWTCCLAHGATFLAHSSHHHFLYGLLEEDQKGETSA
- the SLC11A1 gene encoding natural resistance-associated macrophage protein 1 isoform X4, which produces MGPPHSTPPTPDRAPSACRSYGTPSLYSSHPPQGTFSLRKLWAFTGPGFLMSIAFLDPGNIESDLQAGAVAGFKLLWVLLWATLLGLLCQRLAARLGVVTGKDLGEVCHLYYPKVPRTLLWLTIELAIVGSDMQEVIGTAIAFNLLSAGRIPLWGGVLITIVDTFFFLFLDNYGLRKLEAFFGLLITIMALTFGYEYVVARPDQGALLRGLLLPSCPGCGHPELLQAVGIVGAIIMPHNIYLHSALVKSREIDRTRRVDIREANMYFLIEATIALSVSFIINLFVMAVFGQAFYQQTNQAAFNICANSSLHDYAKIFPMNNATVAVDIYQGGVILGCLFGPAALYIWAIGLLAAGQSSTMTGTYAGQFVMEGFLRLRWSRFARVLLTRSCAILPTVLVAVFRDLRDLSGLNDLLNVLQSLLLPFAVLPILTFTSMPALMQEFANGPLSKVVTSSIMALVCAINLYFVVSYLPSLPHPAYFGLAALLAAAYLGLSTYLVWTCCLAHGATFLAHSSHHHFLYGLLEEDQKGETSA
- the SLC11A1 gene encoding natural resistance-associated macrophage protein 1 isoform X7, yielding MAKVNCHHPYTQDPLTLLLPPPTGHLQPAEAMGPPHSTPPTPDRAPSACRSYGTPSLYSSHPPQGTFSLRKLWAFTGPGFLMSIAFLDPGNIESDLQAGAVAGFKLLWVLLWATLLGLLCQRLAARLGVVTGKDLGEVCHLYYPKVPRTLLWLTIELAIVGSDMQEVIGTAIAFNLLSAGRIPLWGGVLITIVDTFFFLFLDNYGLRKLEAFFGLLITIMALTFGYEYVVARPDQGALLRGLLLPSCPGCGHPELLQAVGIVGAIIMPHNIYLHSALVKSREIDRTRRVDIREANMYFLIEATIALSVSFIINLFVMAVFGQAFYQQTNQAAFNICANSSLHDYAKIFPMNNATVAVDIYQGGVILGCLFGPAALYIWAIGLLAAGQSSTMTGTYAGQFVMESCLLPTKELTPTPGIPQAAVVTLRPRPPHPLLRHPAHRACGCLPGPEGLVRPQ
- the SLC11A1 gene encoding natural resistance-associated macrophage protein 1 isoform X6: MAKVNCHHPYTQDPLTLLLPPPTGHLQPAEAMGPPHSTPPTPDRAPSACRSYGTPSLYSSHPPQGTFSLRKLWAFTGPGFLMSIAFLDPGNIESDLQAGAVAGFKLLWVLLWATLLGLLCQRLAARLGVVTGKDLGEVCHLYYPKVPRTLLWLTIELAIVGSDMQEVIGTAIAFNLLSAGRIPLWGGVLITIVDTFFFLFLDNYGLRKLEAFFGLLITIMALTFGYEYVVARPDQGALLRGLLLPSCPGCGHPELLQAVGIVGAIIMPHNIYLHSALVKSREIDRTRRVDIREANMYFLIEATIALSVSFIINLFVMAVFGQAFYQQTNQAAFNICANSSLHDYAKIFPMNNATVAVDIYQGGVILGCLFGPAALYIWAIGLLAAGQSSTMTGTYAGQFVMEGFLRLRWSRFARVLLTRSCAILPTVLVAVFRDLRDLSGLNDLLNVLQSLLGSSA